A window of the Desulforapulum autotrophicum HRM2 genome harbors these coding sequences:
- a CDS encoding monovalent cation/H+ antiporter subunit D family protein codes for METILSVKPFLAVLISLVAVPFIIFSKTQNLRETWTFVAGAIKFLLVLSMLPAVLKGKAIVYTVAQIFPNLGIAFRVDAFGMLFALVASSLWIITSIYSMGYMRGLDEHSQTRYYSFFAVALSATIGVAFSANLLTLYLFYEMLSLATYPLVTHHQDREARSSGRKYLLYILGGSIGLALPAMLITYHFTGTLDFAAQGVMAGHINSGLALLLSLMFLFGFAKVGIMPMHSWLPAAMVAPTPVSALLHAVAVVKVGAFSVVRVLTGIVGVDLLAQYHINWIVCTIASITVVVASLIALSQDELKRRLAFSTIGQLSYIVLGVALLSTSGMTGGMLHIAMHAFGKITLFFCAGAIFCTTGIKHISKMKGIGRQMPITMTAFLIGSLSVVGLPPCGGFISKWYLVLGTIESGQMLFLLVLLLSSFLNAAYFFPVFYNAFFLSDSEMLFEPGIKEAPLWCVVPLTITAGISIILFFYPQPFLNLAKLAVQSINGG; via the coding sequence ATGGAAACCATTCTTTCGGTCAAACCTTTTCTTGCTGTGCTGATTTCCCTTGTGGCTGTTCCCTTTATCATTTTCTCCAAAACCCAGAACCTGAGGGAGACCTGGACCTTTGTGGCAGGGGCGATCAAGTTCCTTCTGGTCCTTTCCATGCTGCCTGCTGTCTTAAAGGGTAAGGCCATTGTCTATACCGTGGCCCAGATTTTTCCCAACCTTGGCATCGCCTTCCGGGTGGATGCCTTTGGTATGCTTTTCGCCCTTGTGGCATCATCGCTTTGGATCATTACCTCCATCTACTCCATGGGGTATATGAGGGGGCTTGATGAGCACAGCCAGACCCGTTATTACTCATTTTTTGCCGTGGCACTTTCAGCAACCATTGGCGTTGCCTTTTCCGCCAATCTTTTGACCCTTTACCTCTTCTATGAAATGCTCTCCCTTGCCACCTATCCCCTGGTTACCCATCACCAGGACAGGGAGGCCAGAAGTTCGGGCCGAAAGTATCTTTTGTACATCCTGGGCGGTTCCATCGGTCTTGCCCTTCCGGCCATGCTGATTACCTACCATTTTACCGGAACCCTTGATTTTGCAGCCCAGGGGGTCATGGCAGGCCATATCAATTCTGGCCTTGCCCTTTTGCTGTCCCTCATGTTTCTCTTTGGATTTGCCAAGGTCGGGATTATGCCCATGCATTCGTGGTTGCCCGCAGCCATGGTGGCGCCAACGCCGGTTTCAGCCCTTCTCCACGCCGTTGCCGTGGTCAAGGTCGGGGCCTTCAGTGTTGTCAGGGTCTTAACCGGCATTGTGGGGGTGGATCTTCTTGCCCAATACCACATTAACTGGATCGTCTGCACTATTGCCTCTATAACCGTTGTGGTGGCTTCTTTGATTGCCCTTTCCCAGGATGAACTCAAGCGCAGGCTTGCCTTTTCCACCATTGGCCAGCTCTCCTACATTGTGCTTGGCGTGGCACTTTTGTCCACCTCGGGCATGACCGGTGGCATGCTCCACATTGCCATGCACGCCTTTGGCAAGATCACCCTGTTCTTCTGTGCAGGCGCCATTTTCTGCACCACCGGCATCAAGCATATCAGCAAGATGAAGGGTATCGGCCGGCAGATGCCCATCACCATGACAGCCTTTTTGATCGGTTCATTGTCCGTTGTGGGGCTTCCCCCCTGTGGGGGATTTATCAGCAAGTGGTATCTTGTGCTCGGCACCATTGAATCAGGTCAGATGCTTTTTCTCCTGGTGTTGCTTCTGAGTTCGTTTCTCAATGCAGCTTACTTCTTCCCGGTGTTTTACAACGCCTTTTTTCTGAGTGATTCAGAGATGCTGTTTGAACCCGGAATCAAAGAGGCCCCCCTGTGGTGTGTGGTGCCCCTGACCATCACCGCTGGCATCTCAATAATTCTGTTCTTTTATCCCCAGCCTTTTTTAAATCTGGCAAAGCTTGCGGTTCAATCAATCAACGGAGGTTAA
- a CDS encoding Na(+)/H(+) antiporter subunit B, whose amino-acid sequence MIWQLDLIIIVLVVVCAIAAINVKDLLSATILLGAYSFLLCLLWAIMGAVDVAFTEATVGAGVSTVFCVAAVFHTTRRTKD is encoded by the coding sequence ATGATCTGGCAACTTGATCTGATTATCATTGTGCTTGTCGTTGTCTGTGCCATAGCCGCCATCAACGTGAAGGATCTGCTGAGTGCGACCATTCTTCTGGGAGCCTACAGTTTTCTTCTCTGTCTTTTATGGGCCATCATGGGTGCTGTGGATGTCGCCTTTACAGAGGCCACAGTGGGAGCCGGTGTGAGCACGGTCTTTTGCGTGGCAGCGGTGTTTCATACCACAAGGAGGACAAAGGATTGA
- the mnhG gene encoding monovalent cation/H(+) antiporter subunit G → MIILSALLIAIGLFFFLGGSIGIIRLPDFYSRLHAAGMLDTMGLLLSMSGLTLYLVHDFTLANFLSGMKIVLIVVFVFITSPTATHAIVDAGIRAVREPWTKGNGGGNRI, encoded by the coding sequence ATGATTATACTCTCGGCGTTGTTGATCGCAATTGGCCTTTTCTTTTTCCTTGGCGGTTCCATTGGCATTATCCGACTGCCGGATTTTTACTCACGACTCCACGCGGCAGGAATGCTTGACACCATGGGGCTGCTTCTGTCCATGAGCGGGCTGACTCTTTATCTGGTGCACGATTTTACCCTGGCCAATTTCCTGTCGGGAATGAAAATTGTGCTCATCGTTGTTTTCGTCTTTATTACAAGTCCCACAGCGACCCATGCCATTGTTGATGCTGGTATCAGGGCAGTTCGGGAGCCGTGGACAAAAGGAAACGGAGGAGGTAACCGCATATGA
- a CDS encoding monovalent cation/H+ antiporter complex subunit F, which yields MDTYILYSAIVLSVFMAIPLYRSVVGPTVQDRIMGVSAIGSKTTVLLIMIGFIFERVDMFIDIALAYALLNFIAVLAASRYFHKRKGLYQEMDR from the coding sequence ATGGATACTTATATTTTATACTCGGCGATTGTTCTCAGTGTTTTTATGGCCATTCCCCTTTACCGTTCTGTGGTGGGACCGACTGTTCAGGACCGGATCATGGGGGTAAGCGCCATCGGCAGCAAAACAACAGTTTTGCTGATAATGATCGGCTTTATCTTTGAGCGGGTGGACATGTTCATTGATATCGCCCTTGCCTATGCCTTGCTTAATTTTATCGCGGTTCTTGCGGCATCCCGCTATTTTCATAAACGTAAGGGGCTATATCAGGAGATGGATCGATGA
- a CDS encoding complex I subunit 5 family protein, protein MINTLPALVIIVPLLAALVVAGASFIDRRLCFPIGVAALAVSFVSAVALLIQVVNTGVAMEYRFAGWAAPMGIVYVIDHLSALVLVVITGVALVNLVSSRQTIIWEFQDKEGVFISLYVLFTAGLVGMTATGDAFNLYVLLEIASLSGYALIGLGKEQAPLATLNYLFLGTIGATFYLLGVGYLYMATGSLNMADLASILPGIKDSGIVLFAYIICLTGLFVKMALFPVHGWLPGAYSQASSPAAGLIAPLTTKVTVYIMVRICLSVFSFDYIFNYLDAGKIMVWLAIATIVFGSVSALAQTNYRRMLAYIIIAEVGYMVGGFFLGNRIGMSGAILHIVNDAVMTLCLFMAAAIFAWKTKTDEREGLKGLFNTMPLTMAGFVLAGLSIIGVPPTCGFFSKWYLVSGGIAAGQYGFVAALIFSSLVNAVLFFRLFEICYFEPFVDHHHGAAHSDSEAGIQEAPMNMLLPFLAVSLLLLVLGVYSGRIVTNIIYFAIPAGVI, encoded by the coding sequence ATGATAAATACCCTTCCTGCACTCGTCATCATCGTTCCCCTGCTTGCGGCCCTGGTTGTTGCAGGCGCAAGCTTCATCGACAGGCGGCTCTGCTTTCCCATTGGGGTTGCGGCCCTGGCCGTTTCTTTTGTTTCGGCAGTGGCGCTTCTCATCCAGGTGGTCAACACCGGTGTTGCCATGGAGTACAGGTTTGCCGGGTGGGCCGCTCCCATGGGTATTGTTTATGTGATTGATCATTTAAGCGCCCTTGTGCTTGTGGTGATCACAGGAGTGGCCCTGGTCAATCTTGTGTCCAGCAGGCAGACCATCATTTGGGAGTTCCAGGATAAGGAGGGGGTTTTTATCTCCCTGTACGTGCTTTTCACAGCAGGTCTTGTGGGAATGACGGCAACGGGTGACGCCTTCAACCTCTATGTGCTGCTTGAGATCGCATCTCTTTCCGGCTATGCACTGATCGGACTTGGCAAGGAGCAGGCCCCCCTTGCAACACTTAACTATCTCTTTCTCGGCACCATTGGTGCAACTTTTTACCTGCTTGGCGTGGGCTATTTATATATGGCCACGGGGTCCCTCAACATGGCTGACCTTGCGTCCATTCTACCGGGAATAAAAGATTCGGGGATCGTTCTGTTTGCCTATATCATCTGCCTTACCGGACTGTTTGTAAAGATGGCACTCTTCCCAGTCCACGGGTGGCTTCCCGGGGCCTATTCCCAGGCCTCTTCGCCTGCCGCAGGACTGATTGCTCCCCTGACCACCAAAGTGACCGTCTACATCATGGTGAGAATCTGCCTGTCCGTGTTTTCCTTTGATTACATCTTTAATTATCTTGATGCGGGTAAGATCATGGTGTGGCTTGCCATTGCAACCATCGTGTTTGGATCTGTTTCAGCACTTGCCCAGACCAATTACCGACGAATGCTTGCCTACATCATCATTGCCGAGGTCGGGTACATGGTTGGCGGATTCTTCCTTGGCAATCGAATCGGTATGTCCGGCGCCATTCTTCACATTGTCAACGATGCGGTAATGACCCTTTGTCTGTTCATGGCAGCGGCCATTTTTGCCTGGAAGACAAAAACCGATGAACGGGAGGGGCTGAAGGGATTGTTCAACACCATGCCTCTTACCATGGCAGGTTTTGTGCTGGCAGGGCTTTCCATCATCGGGGTGCCGCCCACCTGCGGATTTTTCAGCAAGTGGTATCTGGTTTCGGGCGGCATTGCCGCCGGTCAGTACGGGTTTGTGGCGGCCTTGATCTTTTCTTCCCTTGTCAATGCCGTACTCTTTTTCCGTCTGTTTGAAATCTGCTACTTTGAACCCTTTGTCGACCATCACCATGGTGCCGCCCACAGTGACAGTGAGGCTGGAATACAAGAGGCACCCATGAACATGTTGCTGCCTTTTCTTGCCGTATCTCTGCTACTTTTGGTGCTGGGCGTTTATTCGGGTCGGATTGTTACGAATATCATTTATTTTGCCATACCTGCGGGGGTAATTTAA
- a CDS encoding Na(+)/H(+) antiporter subunit B: protein MKLLGKLTVFLCGLLLIVFAGQFPDFGDPDSPAATHLSPYFIQHTMADTAVPNIVTSVLADYRGYDTMFETTVILTAGLACFFLLRLPEDDEKEIYFRHRPTGVTLRIVECGAAPEDSKVFQRIDSQWVPSDIIIRSTSRLLIPFIQIFAFYVVAHGHHSPGGGFQGGVVLGAAVILFAISQNLRVAIAKFSEKTAAVLSAAGVFIYAGTGMLCLMIGENFLNYGALAPILGTDRVMARSYGILIVEIGVALAVMSVMIWIYYNLSSAGKQDEGL, encoded by the coding sequence TTGAAACTTCTAGGAAAATTGACGGTTTTTCTTTGCGGCCTTCTTTTGATTGTTTTTGCCGGTCAGTTTCCCGATTTTGGTGATCCTGACTCTCCTGCGGCAACCCATCTTTCTCCCTATTTTATCCAGCACACCATGGCCGATACCGCTGTTCCAAACATCGTTACCTCCGTCCTTGCCGATTACAGGGGGTACGACACCATGTTTGAAACAACGGTGATTCTTACGGCAGGACTTGCCTGTTTTTTTCTCTTGAGGCTGCCCGAGGATGACGAAAAGGAGATCTATTTTCGCCACAGACCCACAGGCGTCACCCTGCGCATCGTGGAGTGTGGGGCGGCCCCCGAGGATTCCAAGGTGTTCCAGCGTATCGACAGTCAGTGGGTGCCAAGCGATATCATCATACGAAGCACCAGCCGGTTGCTTATTCCCTTTATCCAGATTTTCGCCTTTTACGTTGTGGCCCATGGTCACCACAGTCCAGGTGGGGGATTCCAGGGCGGGGTTGTGCTTGGTGCAGCGGTGATTCTTTTTGCCATCTCCCAGAACCTCAGGGTGGCCATTGCCAAATTCAGCGAAAAAACAGCCGCTGTTTTAAGTGCTGCCGGGGTGTTCATTTATGCTGGTACAGGCATGCTTTGCCTTATGATCGGTGAAAATTTCCTCAATTACGGCGCCCTGGCTCCCATTCTGGGAACAGACCGGGTCATGGCCCGCTCCTACGGCATTCTTATCGTGGAGATTGGTGTGGCCCTGGCTGTCATGTCGGTGATGATCTGGATCTACTATAACCTGTCTTCGGCAGGCAAACAGGATGAGGGGTTATAA
- a CDS encoding cation:proton antiporter subunit C yields the protein MDLFGLIVGKANYWAYIILMMVGLYAMIAKNNLVKKIVGMTIFQTAVILFYVSIGAKRGATIPILHHGETAHGAVDSVVHGAAAHAPAVVNAADYINPLPHVLMLTAIVVGVATLGVALALAIKVYNTHGTLEEDEINQHLRNGWKP from the coding sequence ATGGACCTTTTCGGCTTGATTGTAGGTAAGGCTAATTACTGGGCCTATATCATTTTAATGATGGTCGGTCTCTATGCCATGATTGCAAAGAATAACCTGGTCAAGAAAATTGTCGGCATGACCATTTTCCAGACGGCCGTAATTTTATTTTATGTGTCCATCGGGGCGAAAAGGGGGGCGACCATACCGATTCTTCACCATGGTGAAACAGCCCATGGTGCCGTGGATAGTGTTGTTCACGGAGCTGCTGCCCACGCTCCGGCTGTTGTTAATGCGGCAGACTACATCAACCCTCTTCCCCATGTGCTCATGCTGACCGCCATTGTTGTCGGCGTTGCAACCCTGGGCGTAGCCCTGGCCCTTGCGATTAAAGTTTATAATACGCATGGTACCCTTGAGGAAGATGAGATTAACCAACATCTAAGGAACGGATGGAAGCCATGA
- a CDS encoding Na+/H+ antiporter subunit E yields MFLFWVVFSGRFDGFHLGLGVISCAIVSWFVSDLSTPDPRPISMFRLWLNFILYFPWLIWQIFLANIHVLLLVLSPNMMDRIDPHIVKIKTRMRDRLALVTFANSITLTPGTITVNVSIYGDLSVHAIDKESAAGLPGEMERRVAGIFGE; encoded by the coding sequence TTGTTCCTTTTCTGGGTTGTCTTTTCCGGTCGATTTGATGGATTTCACCTTGGCCTTGGTGTTATTTCCTGCGCCATTGTCTCCTGGTTTGTCTCGGATCTTTCAACCCCAGACCCCCGGCCTATCAGTATGTTCAGACTCTGGCTGAACTTCATTCTCTATTTCCCCTGGCTCATCTGGCAGATTTTTCTTGCCAACATCCATGTACTCCTGCTGGTGCTCAGTCCCAACATGATGGATCGTATCGATCCCCATATCGTCAAGATCAAAACCAGGATGCGGGATCGACTGGCCCTGGTAACCTTTGCCAACTCGATCACCCTCACCCCGGGAACCATAACGGTTAACGTATCAATATACGGCGATCTTTCTGTTCACGCCATTGACAAGGAATCCGCGGCCGGCCTTCCAGGCGAAATGGAGCGTCGCGTCGCTGGGATATTTGGTGAATAA